Proteins encoded by one window of Bacillus sp. DTU_2020_1000418_1_SI_GHA_SEK_038:
- a CDS encoding glucosaminidase domain-containing protein, with amino-acid sequence MKKVYVLLFVLLLSFVSYAPVQASDEKVSISGSSILTAKQMGDFVLLKYPEPKLTTVDIYRLADLYLSLGRQEGIRGDIAFAQAILETGYFQYGKDVLPEQNNYSGIGAVGGGAQGAYFNKPEEGVRAQIQHLKAYANNDPLVTEKIDPRFDYVKRGIAPYWTDLNNRWAVPGEFYGERILAIFSEMKRINLEIPNVGSQWTSKLPAAAVYLKADMPLISPDGSVAKTLKKGYSYKVFGTIGNNYNLGGNYYIAANSSKMSVYIGRLHIKNKDINLYRPDGKVHRKLVPGELIKVFSFDNNAYYVGGGYYIQRNAGVSFYKGTIQINADSSLYDSNGSVARTLKRGQVFRVYAIQNNKLDLGGGYYLNYDKQKQSYSNH; translated from the coding sequence ATGAAAAAAGTTTATGTTTTGCTGTTTGTTTTACTGTTAAGCTTCGTCTCATATGCTCCGGTACAAGCTTCTGATGAAAAGGTATCCATAAGCGGAAGCTCCATCCTCACCGCCAAACAAATGGGCGATTTTGTCCTATTAAAGTATCCTGAACCTAAATTAACGACTGTTGATATTTATAGATTAGCAGATTTATATCTATCTTTAGGTCGCCAAGAGGGGATTCGCGGGGATATTGCTTTTGCCCAAGCGATTCTGGAAACAGGCTATTTTCAATATGGGAAAGATGTTCTGCCTGAGCAAAATAACTACTCTGGGATTGGGGCAGTTGGGGGCGGTGCACAAGGGGCCTATTTCAACAAACCTGAGGAAGGGGTAAGAGCACAGATTCAGCATTTGAAGGCCTATGCAAATAACGACCCTCTTGTAACAGAAAAAATTGATCCGCGTTTTGATTATGTAAAGCGGGGAATTGCTCCATACTGGACGGATTTGAATAATCGCTGGGCGGTGCCAGGAGAATTTTACGGAGAGCGGATTCTAGCAATTTTTTCAGAGATGAAGAGAATTAACTTAGAAATTCCAAATGTAGGCAGTCAATGGACATCCAAGCTACCTGCAGCTGCCGTCTATTTGAAAGCGGATATGCCGCTAATCAGTCCTGACGGATCCGTTGCTAAGACGCTGAAAAAAGGGTATTCATATAAAGTGTTTGGAACAATAGGAAACAACTATAATCTGGGCGGAAATTATTATATTGCCGCTAACAGCAGTAAAATGAGTGTCTATATTGGAAGATTGCATATTAAAAATAAAGATATCAATTTGTACCGTCCAGATGGGAAAGTTCATCGAAAGTTAGTACCAGGTGAGCTCATTAAAGTGTTTAGCTTTGATAACAATGCTTATTATGTTGGCGGCGGCTATTATATTCAAAGGAATGCAGGGGTTTCCTTCTATAAAGGGACGATTCAAATCAACGCCGATAGCTCGCTCTATGATTCTAATGGGAGTGTAGCGAGAACGCTGAAAAGGGGTCAAGTATTTAGAGTTTATGCGATCCAAAATAATAAGCTGGATCTAGGCGGCGGTTATTATTTAAACTATGATAAGCAGAAACAGTCTTATTCTAATCATTAA
- a CDS encoding ABC transporter permease — MEAIKGTDAKSLRKSLSFSETLSQSYKKMQPHPAYKWLIYILGLPVHLIVFIIYLNNRKRDTYSSLLKENENKLAESGLREQLKQQYKEQILRKQAFFGQNQEETKTDQLAAIWAEEQFQKLVAARTAELLEQQGHERLTYESIFQSLVKHPLFLLLTILPGLPMYLLIFIHSNPYLKYIFERLVMSIFVIFGVAFFVFTILYISPFDPAANILGETATKEQIAAFNQIYGLDQPYLTQLWNAMKGIFTFDLGASYSGNEEVAASIARKFPITLTLTLIALIMAIVISIPIGIISATRPNSFFDYTFMFIALIGLSIPNFWQGLIFILNFSIKLQWLPATFNPQNWLSIIMPAVVLGTGLTASIARMTRSATLEVINEDYIITAKAKGLNKRQVLWKHAVGNAMIPVITVIGLMFGGMLGGAAVTEKVFNISGIGSYIVDKQFIPDIPSIMGGVVYIAITISLINLLIDILYAFFDPRIRSKMKQY; from the coding sequence ATGGAAGCTATCAAGGGTACTGATGCAAAAAGCTTAAGGAAAAGCTTAAGTTTTTCAGAAACCTTAAGCCAATCTTACAAGAAAATGCAGCCGCATCCTGCCTATAAATGGCTTATATATATTCTGGGTCTTCCGGTGCATCTCATTGTTTTTATTATATACCTCAATAATAGAAAACGAGATACATATTCCTCTCTGCTTAAGGAAAATGAGAACAAACTGGCTGAATCTGGTCTAAGGGAACAGTTAAAGCAGCAGTATAAGGAGCAGATATTACGGAAACAAGCGTTTTTCGGACAAAATCAAGAGGAAACGAAAACAGATCAGCTAGCGGCAATTTGGGCTGAAGAACAGTTTCAAAAGTTAGTGGCTGCAAGAACAGCTGAGCTCTTAGAACAGCAAGGGCATGAAAGATTAACTTATGAATCCATTTTTCAGTCGCTCGTGAAGCATCCTCTGTTTCTACTATTAACAATTTTACCTGGATTGCCTATGTATCTTTTAATTTTCATACATAGCAACCCTTATTTGAAATATATATTTGAAAGATTAGTTATGAGTATATTTGTTATATTTGGTGTCGCGTTTTTCGTATTTACTATTTTGTATATTTCACCTTTTGATCCAGCAGCTAATATACTCGGGGAAACGGCAACAAAGGAACAAATTGCAGCTTTTAATCAGATTTACGGTCTTGATCAGCCTTATCTGACACAATTATGGAATGCGATGAAAGGGATTTTCACCTTTGATTTGGGAGCCTCTTATTCTGGTAATGAAGAGGTTGCTGCAAGTATCGCTAGAAAATTCCCAATCACATTAACGCTGACACTTATAGCCTTAATTATGGCCATTGTTATTTCTATTCCGATCGGAATTATTTCAGCAACAAGGCCAAATTCATTTTTTGATTATACGTTTATGTTTATTGCCCTTATCGGATTATCCATTCCTAACTTTTGGCAAGGGCTTATCTTTATTCTGAATTTCTCGATTAAATTGCAATGGCTGCCAGCCACCTTCAATCCGCAAAACTGGCTGTCCATTATTATGCCAGCCGTTGTTCTAGGAACGGGCTTAACTGCCTCAATCGCTAGGATGACCCGCTCGGCTACACTTGAAGTGATTAATGAAGATTATATTATTACGGCGAAAGCCAAGGGACTGAATAAGCGCCAAGTATTATGGAAGCATGCGGTGGGCAATGCGATGATTCCTGTTATTACGGTTATTGGACTCATGTTTGGCGGCATGCTTGGCGGAGCGGCCGTTACAGAAAAGGTATTTAATATTAGCGGGATTGGAAGCTATATTGTTGATAAGCAATTTATACCTGATATCCCGAGTATTATGGGTGGAGTTGTCTATATTGCGATTACCATTTCTTTAATTAATTTATTGATCGATATCCTGTATGCGTTTTTTGACCCTCGAATCCGATCAAAAATGAAACAATATTAA
- a CDS encoding plasmid pRiA4b ORF-3 family protein gives MLIQCTKKLLDQLGIKPETQEEEEPLFSWHAHLITLNRRKTLVLVNDKNRYVVVLHGLKAKDFKNLDEIVLQGIRKTLIEEGITEEVIDKYLLHSKEVTYTKTKDRTSVARMNKACEYVYFLEELLENDSIFNTRMSMRVSRFLMGDGKNKYILPNEELYKDLEVFAGKPIFMMNAVQLKVTLRLEKGHVWRRILVPINKTFNNLHDILQAAFGWRNYHLHEFYIYNSETSGHVLSKNHSAYHQEGYKPVINLVCNEEAFAYPNEVDMKLDTDIELSEYIPAYKSLKYNYDFGDNWQHDVEVEKVIDNYHANYPVCLKGEGNTPPEDVGGNYGFEEFLKILADPLHPDHKYMVEWGRIQGYKNFDIEGVNRLLKDI, from the coding sequence ATGCTCATTCAATGTACAAAAAAACTATTAGATCAGCTTGGAATCAAGCCTGAAACCCAGGAAGAGGAAGAACCGCTTTTTTCATGGCATGCCCATTTAATCACTCTAAATCGCAGGAAGACTCTCGTTCTTGTGAATGATAAAAATAGGTATGTGGTCGTTTTGCATGGACTGAAAGCGAAGGATTTTAAAAATCTTGATGAAATTGTATTACAAGGAATCCGTAAGACTTTAATAGAAGAGGGAATCACGGAAGAGGTGATAGATAAATATCTCCTGCATTCAAAGGAAGTAACCTATACGAAAACAAAGGACCGTACCTCTGTTGCAAGAATGAATAAGGCTTGTGAATATGTTTATTTTTTAGAGGAGCTATTGGAAAACGATTCTATCTTCAATACAAGGATGAGTATGCGAGTCAGCCGCTTTCTTATGGGTGATGGGAAAAATAAATATATTTTGCCGAATGAAGAGTTGTATAAGGACCTCGAGGTATTCGCAGGTAAACCTATTTTTATGATGAATGCGGTTCAGCTTAAAGTCACACTAAGGCTTGAAAAGGGTCATGTTTGGCGAAGAATACTCGTTCCAATCAATAAAACATTTAACAACCTCCACGACATTTTACAGGCAGCCTTCGGTTGGCGGAATTATCATCTCCATGAATTTTACATTTATAATAGTGAAACATCTGGACATGTTTTATCCAAAAATCATTCCGCTTATCATCAGGAGGGGTATAAGCCAGTAATAAATCTTGTATGTAATGAAGAAGCCTTTGCCTATCCGAATGAAGTGGATATGAAGCTTGACACTGATATAGAGCTATCTGAATATATCCCAGCATATAAAAGTCTGAAATATAACTACGATTTTGGGGATAATTGGCAGCATGATGTTGAGGTGGAAAAAGTCATTGACAATTACCATGCCAACTATCCTGTTTGCCTTAAAGGTGAAGGAAACACACCTCCAGAAGATGTTGGAGGGAATTATGGATTTGAAGAGTTTTTAAAAATTTTAGCCGATCCCCTGCATCCTGACCATAAATATATGGTTGAGTGGGGGAGAATTCAAGGCTATAAGAATTTTGATATTGAGGGAGTAAATAGATTACTTAAAGATATATGA
- a CDS encoding ABC transporter substrate-binding protein, which translates to MKKLFPLLLAFVLMLAGCVKTKSDVNEKAGSDSKSGGSASEQVEIELLGMSSGEEDLNILRDQLVKNGFKVKLNIQPDYGSFKAQQDAGNFDAALSSWTTVTGNPDYAVRSLFKTGGDYSILADTEIDDLIDKASTQTPEEYVETYKQLEQRLVFDKAYIAPLYISLKSQAVNKDVLKPESVRLSKSRALAWEPIDFVDESKRGTDPLVLSQTMPTLTSLDPIKGNDGSINMINTNMYVRLINLTDDDKITSDGSLSLNHSIAEGNEEYYFILRDDINFAKITDKKAVDSGERVGADDVIFSLDRAKNKDSVPDHRTYSLHEHIKDVEVVTDLSVLDQVKQSSGSDSVRAALENGLDTKISELVADKTQANNKEGKYQVVKVTTTEPFPQVLNYLAHQSAGIVSKKQVESINTYDVATFDVNKDIPYGDQNTVTEGDKYNNTLYTSGPYILSHKNDYEAIFYKNPGYMKGTEHEPKIENIKLRFIKDMDSSLSALRNGEIYVLYGVPENKHETVESDSKLKLQSMESNGVTYLLFNTANREVAKNEDLRKAVLHSVNQDEILSYYHGKKVKAVSTVSPLVKTGNELKADPAKVKELLEKYQSSK; encoded by the coding sequence ATGAAGAAACTATTTCCACTGCTTCTTGCCTTTGTCTTAATGCTGGCAGGATGTGTGAAAACTAAATCGGATGTTAATGAAAAAGCTGGATCTGATTCCAAATCTGGCGGTAGTGCTAGCGAGCAAGTTGAAATTGAATTACTTGGCATGAGCAGCGGGGAGGAAGATCTAAATATTCTTCGCGACCAGCTCGTTAAAAATGGTTTCAAAGTAAAGCTTAATATTCAACCTGACTATGGCAGCTTTAAAGCTCAACAAGATGCGGGAAACTTTGACGCGGCATTATCCAGCTGGACAACTGTTACTGGAAATCCAGATTATGCTGTCCGCTCTCTATTTAAAACAGGCGGAGACTATAGCATCTTAGCTGATACTGAAATTGATGATCTAATTGATAAAGCAAGCACGCAAACACCTGAAGAATATGTAGAAACGTATAAGCAATTAGAACAGCGTCTTGTATTTGATAAGGCTTATATTGCACCACTATACATTTCTTTAAAATCACAGGCTGTAAACAAAGATGTCTTAAAGCCTGAATCTGTTAGACTTTCTAAATCTCGTGCACTTGCATGGGAACCGATTGATTTTGTTGACGAATCAAAGCGTGGAACAGACCCGCTTGTTTTATCACAAACAATGCCGACTTTAACATCACTTGACCCAATTAAGGGTAATGATGGATCTATTAACATGATTAACACTAATATGTATGTTCGTTTAATTAACTTAACAGATGATGACAAAATTACATCTGACGGATCCCTATCTCTTAACCATAGTATTGCAGAAGGAAATGAAGAGTATTATTTCATCTTAAGAGATGATATTAATTTTGCGAAAATCACTGATAAAAAAGCAGTGGATTCAGGCGAACGTGTCGGTGCAGACGATGTTATTTTCTCTTTAGACCGTGCGAAAAATAAAGATTCCGTGCCGGATCACCGCACATACAGTTTGCATGAGCACATTAAGGATGTTGAAGTTGTTACTGATTTAAGCGTGCTTGATCAAGTAAAACAATCAAGCGGCAGCGACTCTGTCAGAGCAGCTCTTGAAAATGGTCTAGATACGAAAATCTCTGAACTTGTTGCAGATAAAACACAAGCCAACAATAAAGAAGGTAAATATCAAGTTGTGAAAGTAACAACAACTGAACCTTTCCCGCAAGTGCTTAACTATTTAGCACACCAATCAGCTGGGATCGTTTCTAAAAAGCAAGTTGAAAGCATTAACACTTACGATGTAGCAACCTTTGATGTTAACAAAGACATTCCGTACGGTGACCAAAACACAGTAACGGAAGGCGACAAGTACAACAACACTTTATACACAAGCGGCCCGTACATTCTTTCACATAAGAACGATTATGAAGCCATTTTCTACAAAAACCCTGGCTACATGAAGGGAACAGAGCACGAGCCGAAGATTGAAAATATTAAACTTCGCTTCATCAAAGATATGGATAGTTCCTTATCTGCCTTACGTAACGGCGAAATTTACGTATTATACGGGGTTCCAGAAAACAAGCATGAGACCGTTGAAAGCGACAGCAAGTTAAAGCTTCAAAGCATGGAAAGCAACGGTGTAACTTACCTGCTTTTCAACACTGCTAATCGTGAAGTGGCTAAGAATGAAGACTTAAGAAAAGCAGTTCTACACTCGGTTAACCAAGATGAAATTCTTAGCTACTACCATGGCAAGAAAGTCAAAGCGGTATCTACAGTAAGCCCGCTTGTTAAAACTGGTAACGAGCTGAAAGCAGATCCTGCTAAGGTGAAAGAACTCCTGGAAAAATATCAATCTAGTAAATAA
- a CDS encoding bifunctional metallophosphatase/5'-nucleotidase, protein MQRLKKGFAVLVSSLVVWSGFGGQFHVNAEGTANADTKKITILHTNDSHGRVEESSLDGMGFAKISTLVKQFESENPNTLLLDAGDTLHGTTFATLSKGESVAEVMNKVGYDGMAAGNHDFNYGYERLLELEKKVVFPVLSANVRKADGSLLLKPYVIKEVDGIKLGIFGLSTPETHYKTHPKNVEGLTFTDPVVEAQAMVKELKGLNVDMIIAVTHLGIDESSTDTSIKVAKGAPGIDLIVDGHSHSTLVEGLQGENDTLIVSSGEYTKNLGVVELTFEGKKLTGKKARLIKKEETADVKPDPEVEKVIKDIQAAQEEILSEVIGKTAVKLDGEREQVRTGGTNLGNLITDAMVDMTGADVAITNGGGIRASINEGDITKGEVVTVLPFGNYIVTKKLTGAQIKAGLENGVDSYPESKGAFPHVSGLSFAIDTAQKVGERVHSMKINGQPVDMSKQYVVATNDFMAAGGDEYTSFKDSPIENEFPALDEALIAYIQKLGTVNTKYEARIVAKPIEKEEPKEETNPAPKVYWDGLLMKKGQIGRVIIEKPINLWKKDANNKLTFVRVLNPGEKYRVYNYDSQHFGQYGVGGGHYVTKMEGFVKYETPSKKKLAELNK, encoded by the coding sequence ATGCAAAGGTTGAAAAAGGGTTTTGCTGTATTAGTTTCATCATTAGTAGTCTGGTCCGGATTTGGAGGACAGTTTCACGTTAACGCGGAAGGAACTGCGAATGCGGACACAAAGAAAATTACGATTTTGCATACGAATGATTCACATGGACGCGTAGAGGAAAGCAGCCTTGATGGAATGGGGTTCGCAAAGATTTCGACTCTTGTGAAGCAATTTGAAAGTGAAAATCCAAACACTCTTTTATTAGATGCTGGGGACACACTTCACGGGACAACTTTTGCCACCCTTAGCAAAGGGGAGAGCGTTGCAGAAGTGATGAATAAAGTAGGCTATGATGGAATGGCTGCAGGTAACCATGATTTTAACTATGGATATGAGAGACTGCTAGAGTTAGAAAAGAAAGTAGTTTTCCCAGTTTTAAGTGCGAACGTTCGTAAAGCGGATGGCTCATTGCTATTAAAGCCTTATGTTATTAAGGAAGTAGACGGCATTAAACTAGGGATTTTTGGCTTATCCACTCCAGAAACACATTATAAAACACACCCGAAGAATGTTGAGGGTTTAACTTTTACAGATCCGGTTGTTGAAGCTCAGGCAATGGTAAAAGAATTAAAAGGTCTAAATGTTGATATGATCATTGCTGTTACACACTTAGGTATCGATGAATCCAGTACAGATACATCTATTAAAGTAGCTAAAGGTGCACCTGGAATCGACTTGATTGTTGATGGTCACAGCCACTCTACTCTTGTAGAGGGATTACAAGGTGAAAATGATACGTTAATCGTAAGCTCAGGTGAGTATACGAAAAATCTTGGTGTTGTTGAGCTAACATTTGAAGGTAAGAAATTAACTGGCAAAAAAGCAAGATTAATCAAAAAAGAAGAAACAGCTGATGTAAAACCAGATCCAGAAGTGGAAAAGGTGATTAAAGATATTCAAGCAGCACAAGAAGAAATTTTATCAGAAGTAATCGGAAAGACAGCAGTGAAGCTGGATGGCGAACGTGAACAAGTTCGTACAGGCGGAACGAATCTTGGAAACTTGATTACTGATGCGATGGTCGATATGACAGGTGCTGATGTAGCGATTACTAATGGTGGTGGGATTCGAGCATCCATCAATGAAGGAGATATTACGAAAGGCGAAGTCGTAACAGTATTGCCATTCGGAAACTACATCGTTACGAAAAAGTTAACAGGAGCACAAATTAAAGCTGGACTTGAAAATGGAGTCGATTCATATCCAGAGTCAAAAGGTGCATTCCCTCACGTCAGTGGTTTGTCATTTGCAATTGATACGGCACAAAAAGTGGGCGAGCGTGTTCATTCTATGAAAATTAATGGGCAGCCTGTTGATATGAGTAAACAATATGTTGTTGCAACTAACGATTTCATGGCTGCAGGCGGCGATGAGTATACTTCCTTTAAAGACAGCCCAATCGAAAATGAGTTCCCTGCTCTAGATGAGGCGCTCATTGCTTATATCCAAAAGCTTGGAACGGTTAATACAAAATACGAAGCCCGTATTGTGGCAAAGCCGATTGAAAAAGAAGAACCAAAAGAAGAAACAAACCCAGCTCCAAAAGTTTACTGGGATGGCCTATTAATGAAAAAAGGTCAAATTGGCCGAGTGATCATTGAAAAGCCAATTAATCTATGGAAGAAAGATGCAAACAACAAGCTTACTTTTGTCCGTGTATTAAACCCAGGTGAAAAATATCGAGTTTACAACTATGACAGCCAGCACTTCGGCCAGTACGGAGTTGGCGGAGGTCATTATGTGACGAAGATGGAAGGCTTTGTTAAATATGAAACACCTTCTAAGAAGAAATTAGCAGAATTGAATAAGTAA
- a CDS encoding ABC transporter permease translates to MSTHMRENESYFKQHALKISPEYRQASFTSITSLALTVIFLYSSFNFAANTIKPFVFGVFIAYALFTLVQIVITLKIKLDLKKSGEIRKSTRVLGYFQLLSILTANVFVATFAFQLIRKEKSPEYIFAVYMLLTQFFIIAVSALNLFKPYVSDTFLPSMGFLIITAVFYLAVLIFTAKDRGGSGKARLKFFLGIPLVLTAITGNLFALVIGIHFIREKWRNNETSIGKWYKIWEKISANTTSMLGLFFIIFIFSISICSYLTFDYSMAVDNDYGAILQTPSLTYPLGTDNFGRDLFSRIVFGARISLIVGVLSTAIPFLIGGFLGAISGYYGNRTDNIIMRLLDILYAIPGILLAIVIIAAFGSNAVTLVIALSVGSIPTYARTMRANVLMVSNYEYVESARALGSSNLSIIFKHVVPNSLAPMIVKSTLTIGGAVIATSSLSYLGLGVEPHIPEWGNILKIGSTYLETHSYLAIYPGLAIIALVLSFNFLGDGLRDALDPKLD, encoded by the coding sequence ATGTCTACTCATATGAGGGAAAATGAAAGCTATTTTAAACAGCACGCGCTAAAAATTTCACCAGAATACAGGCAGGCAAGCTTTACATCGATCACTTCGCTTGCTTTGACTGTCATATTTCTATATAGCAGTTTTAACTTTGCTGCTAATACGATAAAGCCGTTTGTGTTTGGCGTTTTTATCGCCTATGCGCTGTTTACGCTTGTACAAATAGTCATTACGTTGAAAATTAAGCTAGACCTTAAAAAGTCTGGCGAAATACGAAAGTCAACTAGAGTTCTAGGGTACTTTCAGCTATTAAGTATTTTAACTGCAAATGTATTCGTGGCTACTTTTGCCTTTCAATTAATTAGAAAAGAAAAGTCACCCGAATATATATTTGCTGTTTACATGCTGCTCACGCAATTTTTCATTATTGCTGTGTCAGCACTGAATCTATTCAAGCCCTATGTCTCTGATACCTTTCTGCCATCAATGGGCTTCCTAATTATTACGGCCGTATTCTATTTGGCGGTCCTTATTTTTACTGCAAAGGATCGAGGAGGCAGTGGCAAGGCGAGATTGAAGTTCTTTTTGGGTATACCTTTAGTATTGACTGCTATTACTGGCAATCTTTTTGCACTAGTAATAGGCATTCATTTTATTAGAGAAAAATGGAGAAACAACGAAACTAGTATCGGTAAGTGGTATAAAATTTGGGAGAAAATTTCAGCGAATACGACATCCATGCTAGGGTTGTTTTTTATCATCTTTATTTTTTCGATTTCCATCTGCAGTTATTTGACCTTTGATTATAGCATGGCAGTGGATAATGATTATGGTGCCATTCTGCAGACTCCGAGTCTTACTTATCCGCTTGGAACAGACAATTTTGGCAGGGATTTGTTTTCTCGAATTGTTTTCGGGGCAAGGATTTCTCTCATTGTTGGGGTATTATCGACCGCAATTCCTTTTTTGATTGGAGGATTCTTAGGAGCTATTTCTGGTTATTATGGAAACCGCACAGACAATATTATTATGCGTTTGCTTGATATATTGTACGCGATTCCAGGAATTTTACTGGCGATTGTTATTATTGCCGCGTTTGGTTCTAACGCTGTAACCCTTGTGATTGCTCTTAGTGTTGGGTCCATTCCAACATACGCGAGAACGATGCGTGCCAACGTTTTGATGGTTTCAAACTATGAATATGTTGAATCTGCCCGTGCACTCGGATCTAGCAATCTATCGATTATCTTTAAGCATGTCGTTCCTAATTCACTTGCCCCTATGATTGTTAAATCTACACTAACCATTGGCGGTGCGGTTATTGCCACAAGCAGCTTAAGCTATCTGGGGCTAGGTGTCGAGCCGCATATTCCGGAATGGGGAAATATATTGAAGATAGGCAGTACCTATCTCGAAACTCATTCGTATCTAGCCATCTATCCGGGGCTAGCGATTATTGCTCTCGTTTTATCTTTTAACTTTTTGGGAGATGGGCTTAGGGACGCTCTTGACCCGAAGCTTGATTAA
- a CDS encoding RND transporter encodes MKKRIKMVLAAGVFLLVLVNLFLIVKDHSKIERTAFIKSYSMAVEKDIKETLHKKGIVAPQEDYHYYYDQKMGAFKQFFVKKGETVEAGTPLFEYISADLEGDMARIEAEKAKIENQIEVLDRHISELRYYKDSLHFDDEEKAVGLSILHSVEQDIFEKELQAILLRQSADKHEQELKTIQANEGKITVVSEFEGIIKEINVGLHNPLITISSAIPTIEGKLNEDERVKVETGIPAVISSKHINGKGTLTKADKLPDRIESEKESLYPFSVQLDEEIPDLLQGSHVEVTLITKEVNGAIVVPNQSVIKQKKKSFVWVIASGGILEKREIQTGISSGNKLQIESGVEKEELIVNNPASIQQGEGPKIMIPLNLSNIERSEIEQMRKKHIFKHIVKGILIR; translated from the coding sequence ATGAAGAAACGGATCAAAATGGTTTTAGCAGCTGGTGTTTTCCTATTAGTCTTGGTTAATTTGTTTTTAATAGTAAAAGATCATTCGAAAATTGAACGCACTGCCTTTATTAAAAGCTATTCAATGGCAGTTGAAAAAGACATCAAGGAAACTTTACATAAAAAAGGGATTGTGGCTCCTCAGGAAGACTATCATTATTATTATGATCAAAAAATGGGGGCATTTAAGCAGTTTTTTGTAAAGAAGGGGGAAACCGTTGAAGCTGGGACTCCGTTATTTGAGTATATTTCTGCTGATTTAGAAGGGGATATGGCGAGAATAGAAGCGGAGAAAGCCAAAATTGAAAATCAAATCGAAGTATTAGATAGACATATAAGTGAGCTCCGCTATTACAAGGATTCCTTACATTTTGATGATGAGGAAAAGGCTGTTGGGCTTTCCATTTTACATAGTGTTGAGCAGGATATTTTTGAAAAAGAATTACAGGCTATCCTGTTAAGGCAGTCAGCTGATAAGCATGAGCAGGAGCTGAAGACCATTCAAGCGAATGAAGGGAAAATAACGGTTGTCAGTGAGTTTGAAGGGATCATCAAAGAAATCAATGTCGGACTGCATAACCCGCTGATCACGATTAGTTCTGCTATTCCAACGATTGAAGGAAAGTTAAATGAGGATGAAAGAGTGAAGGTGGAAACTGGGATTCCGGCCGTCATTTCTTCTAAACATATAAATGGAAAAGGTACACTGACGAAAGCCGACAAATTACCAGATCGCATCGAATCAGAAAAGGAAAGTCTATACCCATTTTCTGTTCAGTTGGATGAAGAAATCCCTGACCTGCTCCAAGGATCCCATGTCGAAGTCACATTAATTACAAAAGAAGTAAATGGAGCAATCGTGGTTCCGAATCAAAGCGTTATCAAACAGAAAAAGAAATCCTTTGTCTGGGTTATTGCATCAGGCGGAATCCTGGAAAAACGAGAAATCCAAACCGGAATCTCGTCAGGCAATAAACTACAGATCGAATCTGGGGTTGAAAAGGAAGAGCTCATTGTAAACAATCCTGCTTCAATACAACAAGGCGAGGGCCCAAAAATCATGATTCCTCTGAATCTATCAAACATAGAGCGATCTGAAATCGAGCAAATGAGAAAAAAACATATTTTTAAACATATCGTAAAAGGGATTTTAATAAGATAG